The following are from one region of the Carcharodon carcharias isolate sCarCar2 chromosome 27, sCarCar2.pri, whole genome shotgun sequence genome:
- the LOC121270208 gene encoding zinc finger protein 239-like translates to MEKPWKCGDCGKGFNYPSKLETHRRSHTGERPFICSDCEKGFTQLSTLLTHQRVHTGERPFTCSVCGKDFTKSSTLTEHKRVHTGERPFSCSHCGKRFGRSSNLTEHLRVHTGERPFTCPVCGKGFTCLTNLTSHQLVHTNQRPFQCSDCDSGFKSTRDLLIHQRSHTGERPFICSECGKGFTHASNLLAHQRGHTGEKPFTCSKCGKRFRRSSDVQSHQRVHMGRIRSAALFVGRDSLTHSPC, encoded by the coding sequence atggagaaaccgtggaaatgtggggactgtgggaagggattcaattacccatccaaactggaaactcatcgacgcagtcacaccggggagagaccgttcatctGTTCTGATTGtgagaagggattcactcagttatctacCTTGttaacacaccagcgagttcacactggggagagaccattcacctgctccgtgtgtgggaaggacTTTACTAAATCATCTACCCTGACTGAACACAaacgagttcacaccggggagaggccattcagttgCTCTCACTGCGGGAAGAGGTTTGGGCGGTCATCCAATCTCACTGAGCATCTCCGTgtccacactggggagagaccgttcacctgccccgtgtgtgggaagggattcacttgtttAACCAACCTCACATCACACCAACTTGTTCACACTAATCAGAGACCTTTTCAATGTTCTGACTGTGATTCTGGCTTTAAAAGCACAAGGGATCTGCTGATACACCAACGCagccacaccggggagaggccattcatctgctccgagtgtggtaaGGGATTCACTCACGCATCCAACCTGCTGGCACACCAGCGAGGCCACaccggggagaagccattcacctgctccaagtgtgggaagagatttcgTCGCTCATCCGATGTTCAgagtcaccagcgagttcacatggggaggatCCGTTCAGCTGCTCtgtttgtgggaagggattcactcactcattcaccctgctga